The window ctaggAATGAGGCATATGAAATGAACCTGGAGCATCTTGTAGTGCCAggaagtaaggaagtgctcaaaaacaAGGAGGTAGATATATCAAGGGGCACAGAAGCCAACTCAAAGAATTAGAGTTGGCCAAAGCTGAAACAattagaacaataaaataaagcagtattggatacaaaatataaataaatactcacAAGTCCATACTGATACAAATGActaatgactgaataaatgaatgagggaaGAACGGAGGGAGGGAGAACAGACAAATGTCCCAGATGGAAGAATAACTTATGAAGATACTCTCCTCTCAAGGAAGTGGAGCATAATGCACAtaatgacttccttccaaagagtacagtATAGACAGGAGGGGCGGAGAGTAACTTTACAGTAGAGAAACCTGACAATTCCTTGCTAAGATGATCAAGGTCAACATTAACTATCATAAATCATGTTGACAGTATGTGCCATAATTAcaatgtgatgaaaatggcactttatCTCTGTGTTCCTCCTCACCAAAACCCATAATCCCAGTGTCTAATCACGAGAAAAGCATCACACAAATTCCAATAGTGTGGCCTCCTACAATATACCTGACCAGTACTCCCGAAAACTGTTAAGGTCATCAAAACCAAGTAAAGTCTCAGAAACTGTCATAGTCAAGAAGAGCCTGAAAGAGACATTACAACTACAAGTAACACAGTATGCTGGATGAGCTCCTGGAACAGAAAATGCGCAataggtaaaaactaagaaaatccaaataaagtatgGGCCTTAGtttataataatgaataaatactggttcattaattgtgacaaatgtaccatattaaTGTAACATGTAATAATAGATGAAACCATGTGTGTGTTGTTGTAGGAGAGTATACGGGAACTCTGTTGTTATTGGCTCGATTTCTCTGGAAATcgaaaactattccaaaaactaaAGTCTCTTGGGGTGTCCGGGCGCCTCATTCAGTTGACATTCCAACTTTTGGTTCGAACTCatgtcatgatttcatgggttgtgGGACCAAGCCTGGAATCGGGCTCCACACTTAGGAGACAGtcacctgagattctctccctctgctcctcccccatgtgttttctctctcaaataaataaataaataaaaataaagcctcttAATTTGAAAAACCCAGTAAAGCtacatttaaaaagcaagcatggggggatccctgggtggcgcagcggtttggcgcctgcctttggcccagggcgcgatcctggagacccgggatcaagtcccacgtcaggctcccggtgcatggagcctgcttctccctctgcctgtgtctctgcctctctctctttctctctctgtgactatcataaatttaaaaaaaaaaaaaaaaaaaaaaaaaagcaagcatgtgggatgcctaggtggctcaatggttgagcatctgcctttggctcaggtcatgatgccgggattgagtcccacatcaggctccctgcagagagcctgcttctccctgtgcctatgtctctgcctctctctcatgaataaatagaatctttaaaaaaaggcaagcaTGTAAGCTTTAGGCGTGTAAAGACTTTTGTCTGTGTTGTTCCTTGCTGCATTTCAAGaatctagaacagtgtctggtacatagtaaatgttcaataaacatttgcaaaaatataacatgggtggctcagcggtttagcgcctgccttcggcccagggcatgatcctggagacccagatcaagtcccacatggggctccttgcatggagcctgcttctccctctgcctgtgtctctgcctctctctctgtgtctctcatgaataaataaataaaatcgtttaaaatatatatatatatatatatagcatgaaTCTACTTATAAAAGTACtaaaatatgaaagtatataTTCTTAAAAGGGACTTATGGTAAACTCCCAAAAACTGAACAACAAAAGATAAATCATTTAACGTTACTTCCCAAACTCTCTAAGTGTCTCTGgggaaaaatactgaaaatatgtgtacatattttataACCATTGTTAAATCCCTCTAATGCTTACCAGATTTCAAATCCCAAACCCAAGAGAGTAATATATTCATTCAATAGATACTTAATGTGCGCCCATTTAACAAAGTGCATGACTTctgggatacagcagtgaacaagacagccATGATCACTGCCCTGGTGGCACTTAAAAGGTagcaaattcattattttaagttgATTTCTGTGGTCCTAATAGGCAACTCctgggggtgccttggtggctcagttggttaagcatctgcctcagatcatgatctcagtcagggtcctgggattgagccctgcatcattgggctccccgctcagcagggagtctgcttctccctctcactctgcctgtgcacctgcatctttctaaaaattgtaaaaaaaaaaaaaaaaaaaaaaaaaaaaagacaactactgCTTGGTGCAGGaatatgaataaatcaataaaatgttatttcttctcaAGATTATATAAGGaatggggctcctggctggctcagctggtggaatatttgactcttgatcttgtggtcgtgagttcaagccctacattatgggtagagtttacttaaaaaaattttttttgaagataacAACAATGAAAATACATTCCATCTTACCTCACTGACAAATTCTATTACCAGAATCAAAAGCTACACTGTAATTTCCTTAACTATCTCAGTATCATTCAGAgacttaaaatgttcattttacatTGGGGATAATcaaaaaatattccttaaataaATGAGAGGGGCAGTTGGAGGAAGTGGTGCATGGGTGAAactgggagaggaaaaaagaacaaagtgggagAATGGAGGCTAAAAGGTAAGGTACAAACACCCAACACCACCAAAATCTCTCTGGGCTTAAAAATACTGGATTTATCTTTTGTTGTTCAGTTTTCAAGGGTTTATCATCCTAGCCCCTACCTTAGCTAAATCAAAGCTTCCTAGAGTAGGACTCCAGGGTATGCATTTCATCCTTCCCAAGTGATTCTGAAGCACAGCCAGGTTAGGGAAGCACTAGGTAACAGTGGTACACTGActagcttttagttttgttttttgggttttttttttttttttaagattttatttctttattcatgaaagacacacagagagagacacaggcagagggagaagcaggctccatgcaaggagcccgacatgggactcgaccctgggtctccaggatcacaccctgggctgcaggcggcggtaaaccgctgcaccaccaggggtGCCCTAGCTTTTAGTTTGATAACAAATCAGCCTTCATAAAATCAAACTGGAAAACAAGGATGGCATTTCCtcttgggatgatgaaaatggtTTGAAATTAAACAGAGGTGGTAGTTGCATAACACTGTGAATACACTATATGCTACTGCATTGTTcgctttaaaatgattaattttaaattaattaattgatttttatctcaattttaaaaaagcaaatttgtggggcacctgggtgctttaggcagttaagcgtctgcctttggctcaggtcgtgattccagggccctgggatggagcctcacatggggttccccacccagcaggaagtctgcttctccctttccctctgcccttatcccctacccctgccctccactctcctgtgtgcacatactctctctctcaaataaacaaaacctttaaaaaaatcaaattatttaaaattatgtctaTTTGAGAAAAGTCAACTTTGTTTCTTGGAGAGACTGACTACAGCATTTTGAATTCaacaagtgttttaaaaataaaccatctggggcagcctgggtggctcagcagtttagtgctgccttcggtgcagggcgtgatcctggaggcccaagATCAactcccacatggggctccctgcaaggagcctgcttctccctctgcctgtgtctctgcctctctctcatgagtaaataaaatctttaaaataagtaaataaatcatctGACAGGCACCTCAatggcagtcagttaagcatctgtctcttggtttcagctcaggttgtggtctcagggttgtgggatcaagccccatgtcgggctccatgcacagaACAGAGTCCACATAGgactctctcctcctcctcaccatGCTCATTCTCACtctaattaaatctttttttaaattaaaaataaaataaaataatcatgacTGAAATGTGTTGgtaaatttcaaaacaaacaattcagcagggtttttttttttcaaaattctttatgTCTATGTgaacatatacatacattaaaatgtgaatgtagtgaaaatcctcttttaattatttttctctaaagattcTAAATATTTAAGTTAAGTTCTTACCCTCTTCTTTGTGCATCAACCCAGGCCTGATCTCTGTTATCTTTTTCAGGATCATATAATAACTCATCATTTGTTGGAATCCTGTgtcgttttttctttttcttcttggttaCCTGTGCTAATTTTGAAAACGTTAAGGATATGGCTAGGTATCATGTCTCAAGTACATACCTCTTTAATACAGAACACAGAATCttcagctacatttttttttctatttatattttccttaaaaaaattcttaactcTTCCTCCAAATAAACCTCTTGGCCAATTAACAAGGCATTAAAATGAAGAtgacagggcacctgagtggctcagtcagttaagcatctgccttcagctcaggtcatgatcccagggtcctgagatcgagccccacattgggctccctgcttagcagggggcctgcttctccctccccctctgctgctctccttgcttgtgctgtctctgtcaaataaataattaaaatcttaaaaaaaaaaaatcaaagataacaGAAGATGAAAAAATTGTTTCTTCACTAAAAACATAGTgctgggcatcctgggtggctcagcggtttagcgctgccttcagcccagggcgtgatcctggagacccgggattgagtcccacgtcgggctccctgcatggagcctgcttctccctctgcctgtgtctctgcctctctctgcatctctctgtgtctctcatggataaataaataaaatcttaaaaaaaataaaaaataaaataaaaaataaaaacatagtgcTATCTCAAGAACTGAACTCACATAATGAGAATTTGGTCTCAGAAAAGCCACTCAAAGTGAACCAAGATCAGAAACGTTTTGATGTTATAATTGTCAACAAGTTCCTATATATAAAATGCTACTGAAAtcagaacaaaaatatttcaaaaatgaaaaaacaaaggcaccagggtggctcagtcacttgagtaTTCAACTCATgattttagcttgggtcatgatctcagggtcatgagatcgagccccacgtcaggctctgaaCTCAGGGTGAGTGCTTgaggttctgtctccctctccttctgccactcccccgaCTCACGTAAGCAGGCACATGCACATGTGAtcgctctcaaaataaataaataaaatcttttttaaaaagtgaaaaaacactGGTTATCCACATGCACTAGACTTTAAAATGTACTTATATAGGTTAATATTtaagtaataatatataaaaatataaaattgtttcttggggtacctgggtggcacagtcagttgagcactcaggttttggctcaggtcatgatctcaaggttgtgggactgagccccactcTGTAGAGAGTCCGCTTGAAACTCTccatatctctgtctctttctctctccccctcctctgctcctccccaccccatacATGTgaactttctctaaaataaacaaataaatctttaaaatatgtatatataaaattttttctttaccatATAAATGTGTCATTTGTGCATTCCAGTGTAATTATGATATTAAGTTAATTTTAACTCTTATGTTCACTTTTGCTCAGATTTTATACAAAATCAATTCCAGAGAATAGAGAAGCCAATAAAAAAGCAATgagttagaaaaatataaaatatatatgtttgtatattttctgtAAAACTATAGGAACTATTCACAGGTGTGAAAGCAAATATTATTGCACTAAGGAACCTTAAGGAAGGGGGGGCCAAGAGCCCTAAGGAAGTCAGGACTGAGTCAGGACACACTCTCCTTGTCGTATGCCCATGCAGCACCATGGCTGGTCCCACGTCCTCATATGTGCATTCCTATCTGTTCTTATTCATCATTCCTGCTTTTGTTTTCACATCAATGGCCTACAATTTCTAAAAGATAAAACTCAGAGGGAAACCCTAATGTCCAAAAATTGTTAGGTAAaccttttttctataaaatgtaacCACTAAACCTGGTAAACATGCTACTAACCTGTTTTGTCTTCATCTTCAGAATCAGAATCAAAATATATATCATCATAGTACTTTGTCAGAGCTGTTCCAACTTTTCCAGTTCCTGAGGAAGACCCTATTTACATAAGGACAGTTTACAGACTAAATCATATggaactaaaaaggaaaaaaactcaaTATACTCTTCTATCACCTCAAAGTAGTATCAATTCATTCCCAATCTCATGTGGGTGGAAAAAGACTTTCACATCAATGACTTACTGAATTTCTGTGCCCTGTGCAATTACAGAGGACTATAATTGTTAATTACAGTAATTAAGTGTTCCAGATCATGAGAAAATCTCTCACCTTTCCCACAAATCTAATTCAATAAAATCGCCTATTTCTAAGTTGCCACCATACACAGCTCTACCTTTCAGCCATGCAGTACACTGTGACAAACAAGGAATAAACATCTCATTGTAGGGGACTTTAAGGGAGAGAGGGTAAGAGCCCTAAGAGAGGCAAGGGGCATGATTCAGGGACACACACTCTTCCTTTCTTCAGTTTTCCCTCATGCCATGACTCAGACTATATTCATGTTCTCATATCCCTGTCTCCCTAATTCTTCCTCTTAATTCACatctgcttttgcttttattattactattatatatgCTTTCTGTTCCTAACAATTAATACATGGAAACCAAAGCTGAGGCACAAATCAGTTTTTGGGTAAGGTACACTTTACATAAAAATGAAGTATCAAAATGAAGTATGTTTCATTACTTTCTAAAATGAGATAGGAATTTGTGATGACCAATCATTCAATCTGCCATATCAGTGCTATATAATcctaaaaatacctttaaaagcTTGGGTCTTTTTTATCCTGGGGTAAAAATTACAaaaggaggggagcctgggtgcctcagtgggttgaacatctgtcttcagctcaggtcataatctcagggttctgggatcaagccctacattaagctccctgctcagcaaggagtctgcttctccctctccctctgctcccttccaCCCCCATTCATGTGcactcatgaataaaaaaataaaatctctcaaataaataaaatatcttttaaatatttatttatttatttattcatgacagacatagagagatagagagagaggcagagacacaggcagagggagaagcaggctccatgccgggagcccaacacggaactcgatcctgggactccaggatcgtgccctgggccaaaggcaggagctaaaccgctgagccatccagggatcccctcaaataaataaaatcttaaaaaaaaaattacagggcacctgagtggctcagttggttaagtgtctgccttcagctcaggtcatgatcctggggccctgggattaagccccatgtcaggctcctatTCTCGTGGAGCTTAGAAAGTTATTTATATGAAAATCTAACTAAAAGTTTACCTGTTTCCAGAGAGGATAACTTGTCCTCCATTGTTTTTATGGTGGAATTTAATtcagcttccatttctttttcaaattcatcTTCACTAGATGATTCACTTTCTCCAGTAAGACATTCTctgatgagttttcttttttggtcaggAGTTCCATGTAAAAGCACATCCACTTCATCTTCAGAACTAGTATGCATTTAAATCATAAAGCATATAAAtactaaagaattaaaataatttaaaacaccCATCATCTCACTGTCCAACAATTTTAAGTTTTACAAGGTTGCATTTATCTATCATACTACATATAGCTAGCTATTCTCAtttcttgggatgtctgggtggctcaatcagttaaatatctatctttggctcaggtcatgatcatggagtcctggatagagccccacatcaatCAGTGGGAAgtcagggagtcagcttctccctctccctctgccccttgcccccccATCATGCACATGTAATTGcactctcacaaataaaaatctttaaaaaaaaataaagatcaaccATTTCTACATATTTCCAAATACAATTCTAATGTCTGCATTACATTTCCTTTTATAGATGCTGTACACTTATAACTCTTTGCTAATACAATGAATATCTTTgtaaagtatatataattttgtctCCATtgatttccttaggataaatgtCTAGAAGGAGACATATAAACATCTCTCTGACTTCTTGAATTTTCACACTGCTTTCCTAAAGCACTGCATCAATTCCTAACTCCATCAGCAGTGAAAAGTTTACTTCACAGaactgggatttttttaaaactctgagtacttaaataaaacttaatatatGTAACTAACATGCAGATAATATACCCAAACAAAATGTTAAGATAGTAATTACATATTAGTTATAAAGGCACAACGCTATAGAGAACTATAAAGAGAAAGTAAGATTATATTACAAATTCTCCTGAGCAATTACTGCTAATTTACTTGGCCCTTTGCACCTGGGTTTCCCATCAGTAACAGTATGACAGGATTAAAGGAGATATCAGAAAGAACGAAATGTTATCAAAATGAAGGAAACACGTAAGGTATTTCTAATATAATCAATAGGACATAAATAATATCCAATTATTTGTGGTCTGATGAATAGCAACAGAATGCCCCTGGTTtttattcctctgttttcttcttctagaaCAATGCTTTTGAGCCTCCAGCAGAAGATATATCCAAAAAATGCAATTCACACCAATCAATTTTGCTAATAATGGAGGCCTTAGCCGGATTTTACTCCCAAGAGAATTTCCCATCTAACATTCCTCATCCTGCCCAGGATGAGGCTCCCTTTCTCCATTACCACTATATTCATTTGGGTCCTCTTTAACTCTGCCTGTCCCACCATATACTAAGGATCTCCAGGCCTTCAAAATCTTTATATTATGTTCCACCTTAAATCCTGCTGCCAGAATGTTAGTCCTAAGAACTCTCATCACATCACTACCCAATTCTGAAAAAAACCATCCAGGCCAAACCTCTGAGCACAGCATTCAAAACAGCCTTCCCTATTTggtttcaacttttctttttttttttttttttttaagatttttatttattcatgagagacagagagagagaggcagagacacaggcagagggagaagcaggctccatgccaggagcctgacatgggactcgatcctgggtctccagatcaggacctggactgaaggtggcgctaaaccgctgagccacccggactgccctcaACTTCTCTTTTCAACCTTACATCTCACCCTTGAACTACACCACTGGTCTCCAACTGGGGGGTATTTTGCCCTCTAGGGTACATATAGCATAGCTAGAGACATTTTTTACTGTTACAACAAGGAGGGGCTAGTAGCACTTCGTgggcagaggtcagggatgctgttaaacatcctgcaatgcacaggacagccccccacaaTAGATGTCAATGCTACTGAGGCTGAGAAACTCTCATCTATCCTatattccagtttttccacaGTGGAATGTAGATTATTTTAAGGAGTCTCAGGATAGACAAGCCACTAATAACTCCGAAGccattgctggtgggaatctaaaataatacaattactatggaaaacagcttgcttagtttcttataaaactaaatgcaactaccatacaacccagcaatcacactccttggcatttatcccagagaaatgaaaatacattcacacaaaaacctatacatgaatgtttatagatGCTTTATTCacgaatcaaaattaaaaataactagacATCTTTCAATAAGGGAATGGCTAAAACAAATGTGAAATAGTccttagcaataaaaaaggaatgactcACTGATacttgcaacaatgtggatgaatctccagagaattacactgaatgaaaaaagccaatccccaaaagtcacatactgcatgattccatttatttaataccCTTGAAAAGGACAAAATTATAGAAGTGGAGAATAGATTAATGGTTACCAGCATTTACGTAGGGCACGATGGGGCAGAAGTGGGCAAATGAGGGATTCTtatggtgatggaaatgttctctatctCAACTACACTAATGTCAATACCCCAGTTGTGATATTACactaaaattttgtaaaatacacTGAGGGAAACTGGGTAGAGGGGACACAGAATCcctctgtattattttctaacttttcttgTGGCATAATTTACTGTCATAagttcatgcatttttaaatatacacttcactgatttttttttttaagattttatttttatttattcatgagagacacacagagagaggcagagacataggcagagggagaagcaagctctctcaggggagcccaatgcaggactcaatcccagaatcctgggaccacaacctaagccaaaggcagacactcaaccactgagccacccaggtgcccccaattcattgatttttttttttttttagcatactATTTCTTACAACTACATGTGAACctacttcaaaataaagtttaatttaaaaacttaaatcacAAGGCAAGAGAGTTAGTTTTATTACAAACTTTATCTAATCCTTGTGATTATTCCAAGAGAAGTGTTTAGCACTGCTAGGTGAGGTGATACATTATGGGCCATGTACATTCTTAATGAGTGTGTCAAGAATGCAAGGTTCTCACCACTCAGGCCATTTCTCAGGGTTATGTTTGCAGTATGTAACCTTGAGGGATGAGGTGATGTCTCTTTCCAGAAGAAAGGACTTGCTTATTTACTGACTGCTGTAAAAGAAGTGGATGCTCCAAGCTCAAATGGTCCTTAGCCATGATGCCAACCCGTTGAGTGTGAAGCATCCACCTGAGTCTCTCTGTGCAACCCCTGTAAGAGTTGGGAAGTAACAGCAACCAACACGAACATGAAGCTCATGCTGCTTGCACCGTGAGTAGTCTCTGACCTAGGAGTCTCATATCTTCTGCCAGGTTCTATGAAACAGTAACACGCTATAAAATATTAGCTTATAAATATGGTAAAATCAAATCCTGAGAGACACCTCTTAAACACCTCTCAAATCTCTCCAATCTCCCTTTTTAAGACAACAAGcacttggggcacctaggtggctgttggttaggcatctgccttcagctcaggtcataatcccaaggtcctgggatccagccccacatcaggctcgctgctcaatggagagtgtgcttttccctcttctgctgctcccccagctcctgctctcgCTCTGGCAGGC of the Canis lupus baileyi chromosome 9, mCanLup2.hap1, whole genome shotgun sequence genome contains:
- the EAPP gene encoding E2F-associated phosphoprotein isoform X2 encodes the protein MSRLQEEYDPYAVEEPSDEEPALSSSEDEVDVLLHGTPDQKRKLIRECLTGESESSSEDEFEKEMEAELNSTIKTMEDKLSSLETGSSSGTGKVGTALTKYYDDIYFDSDSEDEDKTAQVTKKKKKKRHRIPTNDELLYDPEKDNRDQAWVDAQRRGHESYKTQYRAMFVMNCSVNKEEVLRYKIPENRKKRRGHKKMRSNHEDAAEQTEAQAEEIYHPVMCTECSTEVAVYDKDEVFHFFNVLASHS
- the EAPP gene encoding E2F-associated phosphoprotein isoform X3: MSRLQEEYDPYAVEEPSDEEPALSSSEDEVDVLLHGTPDQKRKLIRECLTGESESSSEDEFEKEMEAELNSTIKTMEDKLSSLETGSSSGTGKVGTALTKYYDDIYFDSDSEDEDKTATMVLEYRDHINNSSLFQIVMLS